CCAACAGCACCTTTGTCCATGCAGAACTGCCGCTTGTCTTCGTCAGAGATGACAGCAATCGCTTTGCCGCCCAGCGCCGAGACAATTTGCAAGGCCATCGCCCCAAGACCGCCAGCTGCACCCCACACCAGCACAACGTCATCCTTTTCAACTGTATGCGGCGACCAGCCCATCAACTGACGATAGGCTGTTGACGCGCACAGCATGTAACAGCCAGCTTCTTCCCAAGATAAGTGCTTTGGCTTTTTCTTAATCTGATGCGATTGCGCTTTGGCGAACTGACAATAAGAGCCGTAATTGGTTTGATACCCCCAAATGCGAACGCTGGGCGCCAGCATCGGATCTTTACCGGAAAGAACCCATGCATCATCTGGTTCCCACCAACCAGAGTGGACCACCACCTCATCGCCAATTTTTACATCGGAAACGTCATCACCAACGGCCCAGACAATGCCCGAAGCATCCGATCCGCCCGCATGAAAATCCTCTGGCTCACCCTTTTTCTGGCGATCTTTTATGACATCCACAGGATAGCCAAGTGCGGCCCATACATTGTTGTAGTTAACCCCTGTTGCCATCACATATACAAGCACATCCTTAGGACCAATTTTGGGTGTGTCGATCACTTCGCGCTGCCAGGCATCAATCGGATCACCGAACCGATCTTGCCGTACCAAAAAGGCGTGCATTTTTTCGGGGACTTCCCCGAGCGGCGGCATTTCACCGAGGTCATAAAGCTGTTTCGTTGTCATTTTTCTCTCCTTCGACTTAAAT
The nucleotide sequence above comes from Rhodobacteraceae bacterium Araon29. Encoded proteins:
- the ccrA gene encoding crotonyl-CoA carboxylase/reductase; protein product: MTTKQLYDLGEMPPLGEVPEKMHAFLVRQDRFGDPIDAWQREVIDTPKIGPKDVLVYVMATGVNYNNVWAALGYPVDVIKDRQKKGEPEDFHAGGSDASGIVWAVGDDVSDVKIGDEVVVHSGWWEPDDAWVLSGKDPMLAPSVRIWGYQTNYGSYCQFAKAQSHQIKKKPKHLSWEEAGCYMLCASTAYRQLMGWSPHTVEKDDVVLVWGAAGGLGAMALQIVSALGGKAIAVISDEDKRQFCMDKGAVGVINRNEFDHWGPMPDTTSPEYGGFIKGARAFGKAIWDILGERKNPKIVFEHPGEATLATSGFICDTGGMVVICAGTTGYNITMDLRYHWMMQKRFQGSHLANDEQSEAVNELLLDGKVDPCLSETYSFDEIGHAHQLMYENKHPYGNMACLVNATETGQGAS